ACAAAAAAAGATGGAAATGGGCTTGGGCTAATGGTTAGCTTTAAAATAATTGAAAGTCATTATGGTAAAGTTTTTATTGAAAGTGAAGAAAACAAAGGAACAACCTTTAATATTTTGTTGCCTAAAACGGCTTAGCATAGAAAAGAGGGCAGGAGAGTTCTGCCCTTTTTGTATGTGGAAATTTTCTAGGTTAAATGATAATGGTTATTTCTTCATGTTATCTGCAAAAATTTCCATTGATTTACACATGAATTTTGCTAAGCCTTCACCATATTTGTCAATATTCTTTGTGAACCGTTCATCATTAACATACAATTGCCCTAATCCTTTAAATGCCTCAGGAGAATAATTTCCTATCTTATTCAAAAAATCATACCATTCTTTAATTGCTTCTTGTGCTACTTGTGATTCAGGTGAACGGTCTCGAAGTAATGCAAGTTTCATATACACTGAGTCCCACTCTTTGGAAAAATGCTCCCTTTCATCTTTAGACATATTTGTTATACTAGTGTTTACTGTATCCACAGCTTGATCTCCCCAACGTTTACGTGCTTCCTCCTCGTAGGGATTATGACTAAAATCAAAGCCTTCGAATTTTTCTTTATTCGTCATGTGAATTTCTCCTTTCATATGCTTGATTGTTTTATTAATCGTTGTAATCATGTTATCTAGTCGACGTCGCTTTTCTATTAACATTTGTTGGTGAAGTTCTAACGCTTCACGCCGGTTAAATGAAGGGCTATTAATAATCTCGTTAATTTTTTTTAAAGGGAAGCCAAGCTCTCTAAAAAAGAGGATTTGTTGTAATGATTCAAGATTATCATCGGTGTATAGCCGATAACCAGCTTCAGTCACTTTAGCTGGTTTTAGCAGTCCAATTTCATCATAATGGTGTAGTGTGCGCACACTGATACCTACCAAATCTGCAACTTCTTTAACTCTCTTTGACATGGTTATAACCTCCCTTCAACTTTTACTATAAAGTATAACGTAACGTTAGAGTCAATATTAAAAAGGGAGTTTTTACATAAATAATTATTTTCGTGATTTTTTTAAAAAACGATGACTGTACGAAAACTTCTAGTTT
This region of Cytobacillus sp. IB215665 genomic DNA includes:
- a CDS encoding MerR family transcriptional regulator gives rise to the protein MSKRVKEVADLVGISVRTLHHYDEIGLLKPAKVTEAGYRLYTDDNLESLQQILFFRELGFPLKKINEIINSPSFNRREALELHQQMLIEKRRRLDNMITTINKTIKHMKGEIHMTNKEKFEGFDFSHNPYEEEARKRWGDQAVDTVNTSITNMSKDEREHFSKEWDSVYMKLALLRDRSPESQVAQEAIKEWYDFLNKIGNYSPEAFKGLGQLYVNDERFTKNIDKYGEGLAKFMCKSMEIFADNMKK